In Ochrobactrum sp. Marseille-Q0166, a single genomic region encodes these proteins:
- a CDS encoding biotin--[acetyl-CoA-carboxylase] ligase, producing the protein MGFTLAPAALADKYRLEFFPVVGSTNAEALAQANAWDAGRLWFVSPKQERGRGRRGRTWTAPEGNLAATLLLVDQFEPKTAATLGFVAGLALADAVDAVLPEAVVAKVNVALKWPNDVLVDGAKLSGILLESTMLSDGYFGIAIGMGTNVVAAPEGLPYAATSINALGGNTDAATLFLALSDAWCHYYRIWDQGRGLNNIRTLWLKRAYGLGQPVAMQLNGKIVEGVFETIDSECRLVIRQDDGMRVPVTAGDVYFGTAASIKAGS; encoded by the coding sequence ATGGGATTCACGCTGGCACCTGCGGCTTTAGCAGACAAATACCGACTGGAGTTTTTCCCGGTCGTTGGTTCTACCAATGCAGAGGCGCTTGCACAGGCTAATGCCTGGGATGCAGGACGCCTCTGGTTCGTTTCTCCCAAGCAGGAGAGAGGACGAGGGCGCCGTGGCCGTACATGGACTGCGCCTGAAGGCAATCTCGCCGCCACTCTGCTTCTCGTTGATCAATTTGAACCGAAAACAGCTGCCACACTCGGTTTTGTTGCAGGTCTGGCCTTGGCCGACGCTGTGGATGCCGTGTTGCCGGAAGCGGTGGTTGCTAAAGTGAACGTTGCACTCAAATGGCCAAATGATGTGCTTGTGGATGGCGCAAAGCTCTCGGGAATTCTGCTTGAGTCAACAATGCTCTCTGACGGGTATTTCGGAATAGCGATCGGCATGGGCACAAACGTTGTTGCAGCGCCTGAGGGCCTGCCTTATGCCGCAACCTCGATCAACGCATTGGGCGGCAATACGGATGCAGCCACACTGTTTCTCGCGCTTTCCGATGCATGGTGTCACTACTACCGTATATGGGATCAGGGACGGGGATTGAATAATATCCGCACGCTTTGGCTCAAACGGGCATATGGCCTTGGTCAGCCTGTTGCAATGCAACTCAATGGCAAGATCGTTGAAGGCGTGTTTGAGACTATCGATTCGGAATGCCGACTGGTCATCCGCCAAGACGACGGAATGCGTGTGCCCGTAACTGCGGGTGACGTCTATTTTGGAACAGCCGCCTCCATTAAAGCCGGTTCATGA
- the nuoL gene encoding NADH-quinone oxidoreductase subunit L, translating to MLYNAIVFLPLIGFLVAGLFGNKIGAKASEYLTSGLMVIVAILSWVVFFKIPLGHDAETVRIPVLHWVTSGSLSFDWALRVDTLTGVMLVVINSVSALVHIYSIGYMHHDPHRPRFFAYLSLFTFAMLMLVTSDNLIQMFFGWEGVGLASYLLIGFWFQKPSANAAAMKAFVVNRVGDFGFLLGIFGLFALFQSVDYNTIFAAAANYLPAEGSADAGAVVLNFLGYELHKETALTVVCLLLFMGAMGKSAQFLLHTWLPDAMEGPTPVSALIHAATMVTAGVFLVARMSPIFELSHTALLIVTIIGATTAFFAATVALVQNDIKRVIAYSTCSQLGYMFAALGVGAYGAAVFHLFTHAFFKALLFLCAGSVIHAVSDEQDMRRMGGLRKLIPITYWMMMIGTVAITGLGIPGTIIGTAGFFSKDAIIESVFASHSLASGYAFTLLVVAALFTSFYSWRLIFMTFYGKPRASAEVMHHVHESPPVMLVPLFILAVGALFAGVVFKEYFFGHEYAEFWKGALFTLPSNEILEHYHHVPLWVKLSPFIAMLIGLVTAWIFYIRAPHIPKALAERHRGLYQFLLNKWYFDELYDLIFVRPARWLGRFFWKVGDGKIIDGYGPNGVAARVLDVTGRVVKMQSGYLYHYAFAMLIGVAALVTWMMLGSSF from the coding sequence ATGCTCTATAACGCGATCGTCTTCCTTCCGCTTATCGGCTTTCTTGTTGCAGGTCTCTTCGGCAACAAGATCGGCGCTAAAGCGAGTGAATACCTTACATCTGGCCTGATGGTGATCGTTGCGATCCTGTCATGGGTCGTGTTCTTCAAGATCCCGCTTGGTCATGATGCCGAAACGGTTCGTATCCCAGTTCTTCATTGGGTTACATCCGGTTCGCTGTCGTTCGATTGGGCTCTCCGTGTTGATACGCTGACTGGCGTCATGCTTGTCGTGATCAATTCGGTATCGGCACTGGTGCACATCTATTCGATTGGATACATGCACCATGATCCGCATCGTCCACGCTTCTTTGCTTATCTTTCGCTCTTTACCTTTGCCATGCTGATGCTGGTAACGTCGGACAATCTGATCCAGATGTTCTTCGGCTGGGAAGGCGTGGGTCTTGCATCTTACCTTCTGATCGGTTTCTGGTTCCAGAAGCCTTCGGCCAATGCCGCTGCAATGAAGGCATTCGTTGTCAACCGCGTTGGTGACTTTGGTTTCCTGCTCGGCATCTTCGGTCTGTTCGCGCTGTTTCAGTCGGTTGATTACAACACGATCTTCGCAGCTGCAGCAAACTATCTGCCAGCTGAAGGTTCGGCAGATGCGGGTGCTGTTGTTCTGAACTTCCTCGGCTACGAACTGCACAAGGAAACGGCGCTGACCGTTGTCTGCCTGCTCTTGTTCATGGGTGCTATGGGTAAGTCGGCGCAGTTCCTGCTGCACACATGGTTGCCTGACGCGATGGAAGGCCCGACACCTGTTTCCGCACTTATTCACGCGGCAACGATGGTGACCGCAGGGGTGTTCCTGGTTGCGCGTATGTCGCCAATCTTCGAACTCTCGCATACCGCTCTGCTGATCGTAACGATCATCGGTGCAACGACAGCATTCTTTGCGGCAACGGTTGCGCTTGTTCAAAACGACATCAAGCGTGTTATCGCTTATTCAACCTGTTCGCAGCTTGGCTACATGTTTGCGGCTTTGGGTGTCGGTGCATACGGCGCTGCTGTATTCCATCTCTTCACGCACGCTTTCTTCAAAGCACTTCTGTTCCTTTGCGCAGGCTCGGTTATCCATGCCGTGTCTGACGAACAGGATATGCGTCGCATGGGTGGTCTGCGTAAGCTGATCCCAATCACCTACTGGATGATGATGATCGGTACTGTTGCGATTACGGGTCTTGGTATTCCTGGCACGATCATCGGTACTGCTGGCTTCTTTTCGAAAGATGCCATCATCGAGTCGGTCTTCGCATCGCACAGCCTTGCTTCGGGTTATGCCTTCACGCTTCTGGTGGTCGCAGCTCTGTTTACGAGCTTCTACTCATGGCGCCTGATTTTCATGACCTTCTACGGCAAGCCACGCGCTTCTGCTGAAGTCATGCATCACGTTCATGAATCGCCTCCTGTCATGCTCGTGCCGCTGTTTATCCTCGCTGTGGGCGCACTGTTTGCAGGTGTTGTTTTCAAGGAATACTTCTTCGGCCACGAATATGCCGAGTTCTGGAAAGGTGCGCTTTTCACGCTGCCAAGCAACGAAATTCTGGAACATTATCACCATGTTCCGCTGTGGGTTAAGTTGTCGCCGTTCATCGCTATGCTGATCGGTCTGGTAACGGCCTGGATATTCTATATCCGTGCGCCACACATCCCGAAGGCACTCGCAGAGCGTCATCGCGGTCTGTACCAGTTCCTTCTCAACAAGTGGTACTTCGACGAACTCTATGACCTGATCTTCGTTCGTCCTGCCCGTTGGCTCGGCCGCTTCTTCTGGAAGGTCGGTGACGGCAAGATTATCGACGGTTACGGTCCTAATGGTGTCGCAGCACGCGTTCTTGATGTTACAGGTCGCGTTGTGAAGATGCAGTCGGGTTACCTTTATCATTACGCATTCGCGATGCTTATCGGCGTCGCCGCGCTCGTCACCTGGATGATGCTCGGGAGCTCTTTCTGA
- a CDS encoding NADH-quinone oxidoreductase subunit M, with protein sequence MTDWPILSTVTFLPLVGALLILLIKDDSEASRRNIKNVALLTTVFVFILSLVIWAGFDNSNPGFQMVEQIDWLGGGISYHMGVDGISMLFVVLSAFLMPFCVLASWLAIEKRVKEYMIAFLILETLMIGVFCALDLFLFYVFFEASLIPMFIIIGVWGGKRRVYASFKFFLYTLLGSVLMLIAIMAMYWQAGTLNIVELLKYDFPAGMQTWLWLAFFASFAVKMPMWPVHTWLPDAHVEAPTAGSVILAGILLKLGGYGFLRFSLPMFPLASADFAPLVFALSAIAIVYTSLVALVQEDIKKLIAYSSVAHMGYVTMGIFAANEQGVQGAIFQMLSHGIVSGALFLCVGVIYDRMHTREISAFGGLVNNMPKYAVAFLILTMANVGLPGTSGFIGEFLTLFGVFRVNTWVALFATSGVILSAAYALWLYRNVVFGALTKESLKGLLDLSPREKLILYPLVALTIFFGVYPVPVFDVTASAVHALVTNYDAALANAASATLAQ encoded by the coding sequence ATGACCGATTGGCCAATTCTTTCTACGGTCACATTCCTGCCGCTTGTCGGCGCCTTGTTGATCCTTCTCATCAAGGATGACAGCGAAGCCTCGCGTCGCAACATTAAAAATGTTGCGCTGCTGACCACGGTTTTCGTTTTCATTCTTTCTCTCGTGATCTGGGCCGGTTTTGATAATTCAAATCCGGGCTTCCAGATGGTCGAGCAGATTGACTGGCTCGGTGGTGGCATTTCCTACCACATGGGCGTTGACGGCATTTCCATGCTGTTTGTCGTTCTCTCCGCTTTCCTCATGCCTTTCTGCGTGCTGGCAAGCTGGCTGGCGATCGAGAAGCGCGTTAAGGAATACATGATTGCGTTCCTTATTCTGGAAACGCTCATGATCGGCGTGTTCTGCGCGCTGGATCTGTTCCTGTTCTACGTGTTCTTCGAAGCAAGCCTTATTCCGATGTTCATCATCATCGGCGTATGGGGTGGCAAGCGCCGCGTTTATGCAAGCTTCAAGTTCTTCCTTTATACGCTGCTTGGCTCGGTGCTGATGCTCATCGCTATCATGGCAATGTATTGGCAGGCCGGAACGCTCAACATCGTCGAGTTGCTGAAATACGACTTCCCGGCTGGCATGCAGACGTGGTTATGGCTGGCATTCTTTGCATCCTTCGCCGTCAAGATGCCAATGTGGCCAGTTCATACCTGGTTGCCGGATGCGCACGTTGAAGCCCCGACCGCAGGTTCGGTCATTCTGGCAGGTATTCTTCTGAAGCTCGGCGGCTATGGCTTCCTGCGCTTCTCGCTGCCGATGTTCCCGCTGGCATCTGCCGATTTTGCACCGCTCGTCTTTGCATTGTCTGCAATTGCTATCGTCTACACCTCGCTAGTTGCTCTGGTGCAGGAAGATATCAAGAAGCTGATTGCATACTCGTCGGTTGCGCATATGGGCTATGTCACCATGGGTATTTTCGCCGCCAACGAGCAGGGTGTGCAGGGTGCGATCTTCCAGATGCTCTCGCACGGTATCGTTTCGGGTGCGCTTTTCCTTTGTGTTGGCGTGATTTATGATCGTATGCATACGCGTGAAATCTCGGCGTTTGGCGGGCTCGTCAACAATATGCCGAAATACGCAGTTGCCTTCCTCATCCTGACGATGGCGAATGTCGGTCTTCCGGGCACCTCTGGCTTTATCGGTGAATTCCTCACGCTGTTCGGTGTCTTCCGTGTCAATACGTGGGTGGCGCTGTTTGCAACATCGGGTGTGATCCTGTCGGCAGCCTATGCGCTGTGGCTCTATCGCAATGTGGTGTTTGGTGCGCTGACCAAGGAAAGCCTAAAGGGGCTTCTCGACCTCAGCCCGCGTGAAAAGCTGATTCTCTATCCGCTTGTGGCCCTCACTATCTTCTTCGGTGTGTATCCGGTGCCGGTCTTCGATGTGACCGCAAGTGCCGTGCATGCACTGGTTACCAATTATGACGCAGCGCTGGCAAATGCCGCTAGTGCTACGCTGGCGCAGTAA
- a CDS encoding ribonuclease J: MPRSPSTQFVFLPLGGVGEIGMNVAMYGFGPEDNREWIVVDMGVSFAGPEHPGADLILPDIRFLEAEKHNLRGIVITHAHEDHYGALLDLWPRLKAPVYATPFTAGLLEAKRQSEFGAPEIPMNIFKAGESFEIGSFKIEAIAVTHSIPEPVSLAITTPLGTVIHTGDWKMDPDPSMGPLIDEARFRALGDQGVLALVCDSTNAMREGESPSERQVGESLRELIENARGRVAITTFSSNVGRIRSITEAARDAGRQVLVVGRSMKRTIAVATELGYMEGLPEFLSEDDYGYIPRENVVMILTGSQGEPRAALAKLARDEMRSIALSAGDTVIFSSRPIPGNEKAILDIKNKLIDQGIKLISDDEALVHVSGHPRRAELKRMYSWVRPKILVPVHGEAAHLVAQGSLGAMEGIEEIAQVRDGDMLRLAPGKAEIIDEAPIGRIYKDGKLIGDEDEIGMVERRKLAYVGHVAVSVLLDRDFKIMDEPDLVAFGLPEEDGQGDLMEDVLLDAAIEAIDSIPRVRRKDLEVVRESVRRAVRAATNEAWGKKPVVTVFLNRIK; encoded by the coding sequence ATGCCCCGCTCACCATCCACGCAATTTGTCTTCCTGCCACTTGGTGGTGTCGGCGAAATCGGCATGAATGTCGCCATGTACGGCTTTGGTCCCGAAGACAATCGTGAATGGATCGTGGTTGACATGGGCGTAAGCTTTGCCGGACCGGAGCATCCGGGGGCGGACCTTATTCTTCCTGATATTCGTTTTCTAGAAGCTGAAAAGCACAATCTGCGCGGTATTGTCATCACGCATGCGCATGAAGATCATTACGGAGCGCTGCTTGATCTCTGGCCGCGCCTGAAAGCGCCAGTCTACGCAACACCATTCACGGCAGGTTTGCTTGAAGCCAAGCGCCAGTCTGAATTCGGTGCGCCGGAAATCCCTATGAATATTTTCAAAGCGGGTGAAAGCTTTGAAATCGGGTCGTTCAAGATCGAAGCCATTGCGGTTACGCACTCCATTCCTGAACCTGTTTCACTTGCCATTACCACGCCGCTGGGCACTGTCATTCATACAGGCGACTGGAAGATGGACCCGGATCCGTCGATGGGGCCGCTGATTGATGAAGCACGTTTCCGTGCGCTTGGTGATCAGGGTGTTCTGGCGCTCGTCTGCGACTCCACCAATGCGATGCGCGAAGGGGAATCTCCATCTGAGCGTCAAGTCGGCGAAAGCCTGCGCGAACTCATTGAAAACGCGCGTGGACGCGTTGCCATTACGACTTTCTCGTCGAATGTTGGACGCATTCGCTCGATCACCGAAGCCGCACGCGATGCGGGTCGTCAGGTGCTGGTGGTTGGTCGTTCCATGAAACGCACAATCGCTGTGGCGACCGAACTTGGCTATATGGAAGGCCTGCCTGAGTTCCTCAGCGAAGACGATTATGGCTATATTCCGCGTGAAAACGTCGTGATGATCCTCACGGGCAGTCAGGGCGAACCGCGTGCAGCACTTGCGAAACTTGCGCGTGATGAAATGCGCAGCATTGCGCTTTCGGCTGGCGATACGGTTATTTTCTCGTCGCGCCCGATTCCGGGTAACGAAAAGGCCATTCTGGACATCAAGAACAAGCTTATCGATCAGGGTATCAAGCTGATCAGCGATGATGAAGCGCTCGTCCATGTTTCCGGCCATCCACGAAGAGCCGAGCTGAAGCGCATGTATTCCTGGGTGCGCCCGAAAATCCTCGTGCCGGTGCACGGTGAAGCAGCGCATCTTGTCGCGCAGGGGTCGCTAGGGGCAATGGAAGGCATCGAAGAAATCGCACAGGTGCGTGATGGCGACATGCTCCGTCTTGCACCCGGCAAGGCCGAAATCATCGACGAAGCCCCGATTGGTCGTATCTATAAGGACGGCAAACTGATCGGTGATGAAGACGAAATCGGTATGGTTGAGCGACGCAAGCTTGCCTATGTCGGTCATGTTGCGGTTTCCGTGCTGCTCGACCGTGATTTCAAGATTATGGATGAACCTGATCTTGTCGCTTTCGGTCTGCCAGAGGAAGACGGCCAGGGTGACCTGATGGAAGATGTTCTGCTTGATGCAGCTATTGAAGCGATCGACAGCATTCCACGTGTTCGCCGCAAGGATCTGGAAGTGGTTCGTGAATCCGTTCGCCGTGCTGTTCGCGCTGCGACAAATGAAGCATGGGGCAAAAAGCCGGTAGTGACAGTATTTCTCAACCGGATAAAGTAG
- the nuoN gene encoding NADH-quinone oxidoreductase subunit NuoN, translating into MQTDLIASLTLAAPEVLLALSGLVLLMIGVFSGERASTIVNGLAVAVLIAALALVLIFPHNGSAFGGAFVSDAFARFMKALTLIGSIVALIMSVGFAREEKFDKFEFPVLIVISTLGMLIMVSASNMLTLYMGLELQSLALYVLAAFNRDSVRSTEAGLKYFVLGALSSGMLLYGISLVYGYTGHIGFAEIASAITGGERQLGLVFGLVFILAGLCFKISAVPFHMWTPDVYEGSPTPVTAFFAAAPKMAAMALIVRVVEGAFAPVTHDWQQIITFVAIASMVLGAFAAIGQRNIKRLMAYSSISHMGYALVGLAAGTVVGVKGVALYMAIYLVMTLGSFAFILSMRTKDGNVEKIDDLAGLSRTNPVMAVIMTIMLFSLAGIPPLAGFFGKWYTFVAAVEVGLYPLAIIGIVASVVGAFYYLRMIKVMWFDEPVATFVPAAIELRLVLLVSGAFVLFYGLIGGWLGGLAETAAKTFF; encoded by the coding sequence ATGCAAACCGACCTGATTGCTTCCCTGACTCTCGCAGCTCCCGAGGTTCTCCTCGCGCTGAGTGGGCTGGTATTGCTTATGATCGGCGTGTTCTCCGGAGAGCGCGCCTCAACCATCGTCAATGGACTAGCTGTCGCCGTTCTGATCGCAGCACTCGCTCTTGTCCTGATTTTCCCTCACAATGGCAGCGCTTTTGGCGGTGCTTTTGTCAGCGATGCATTTGCGCGCTTCATGAAGGCGCTGACATTGATCGGCTCTATCGTGGCGCTGATCATGTCGGTCGGCTTCGCGCGTGAAGAAAAATTTGACAAGTTCGAGTTTCCTGTCCTGATCGTGATTTCCACGCTCGGCATGCTCATCATGGTGTCGGCATCGAATATGCTGACGCTTTATATGGGTCTCGAATTGCAGTCTTTGGCACTTTATGTGCTTGCAGCCTTCAATCGTGACAGCGTGCGTTCCACAGAAGCAGGCCTAAAATATTTCGTTCTTGGTGCGCTGTCTTCGGGTATGCTGCTCTATGGTATCAGCCTTGTTTACGGTTACACCGGCCATATCGGTTTTGCTGAAATTGCAAGTGCAATCACCGGCGGTGAGCGTCAGCTTGGCCTCGTCTTTGGTCTGGTGTTTATCCTCGCAGGCCTCTGCTTCAAGATCTCTGCTGTTCCATTTCATATGTGGACGCCGGACGTTTATGAAGGTTCGCCAACGCCGGTAACCGCGTTCTTTGCGGCTGCTCCGAAAATGGCTGCAATGGCGCTGATCGTTCGTGTTGTTGAAGGTGCATTCGCTCCTGTCACTCACGACTGGCAGCAGATCATTACATTCGTTGCAATCGCTTCGATGGTTCTTGGTGCCTTCGCTGCAATCGGCCAGCGCAACATCAAACGCCTGATGGCTTACTCGTCGATCAGCCACATGGGGTATGCCCTCGTTGGTCTGGCAGCAGGTACGGTTGTCGGTGTTAAGGGTGTGGCTCTTTACATGGCGATCTATCTGGTCATGACGCTTGGCAGCTTTGCTTTCATTTTGTCGATGCGGACCAAAGATGGCAATGTTGAGAAGATTGACGATCTTGCTGGGCTTTCGCGCACCAATCCGGTCATGGCTGTTATCATGACGATCATGCTTTTCTCGCTTGCAGGTATTCCACCGCTCGCTGGCTTTTTCGGTAAGTGGTACACCTTCGTTGCAGCCGTTGAAGTGGGTCTTTATCCATTGGCGATCATCGGTATTGTCGCTTCGGTTGTAGGTGCTTTCTACTATCTGCGTATGATCAAGGTCATGTGGTTCGATGAGCCGGTGGCGACTTTCGTTCCGGCGGCAATTGAGCTCCGTCTGGTTCTGCTCGTTTCGGGTGCCTTCGTTCTGTTCTATGGACTGATCGGTGGCTGGCTCGGTGGCTTGGCTGAAACAGCAGCGAAGACATTCTTCTGA